One Neoarius graeffei isolate fNeoGra1 chromosome 16, fNeoGra1.pri, whole genome shotgun sequence DNA segment encodes these proteins:
- the crtc2 gene encoding CREB-regulated transcription coactivator 2, with translation MNLTGAAAGAAGRGQWTGSGSGSLTCNPRKFSEKIALQIQRQAEDIAAFQEVMMDITSTRIQAQKVQQARSLASYYGGSLPNVSQMSACPTGNQSQFLSNPDYSVTQQSQMKTEHGQRDHRPSIHGRTNRRHIDSAPYLSVHLSPPSGPSWRRNCFIRAANEKCQTDQMPMMALSRTRSDSALHTSVRMTSIGDPYPEQVLSGCSKKTGTPLFSPPVPPIEENVQEEGRTSKLQKIPSASSGCDTPGNHVSGSLPDLSSLCLPSAAPEASNLQPPLNTNPISSSIGVHHLPSSTAHDISTDSDFPLPSLSSCLQAIISNPSLQSSLSNPNLQTTLSSPSLHDSQSSTSLCASLSSSSLKSSLSSQSLRSSFSSSSLSNQSFQSTASSCSYSSGIGGSCSCSSSSLSCSPRTCEQVTVSHTTSSVRRSQLSPLMVPSGEESLWQQPTLSPTRSCITQGVPLNSTKARQEVKPPPYPYSKVPLTGTPKVHNSSPSWQLCHSVGWDQCRQNNRWCQQQDAKLLSSQCKPQKHYMQHQKPQYQTQDSLLSPYHYTPQQQLDKQTPYAPQHYRQTQSNQQSQQQPINCAQTQQYLHQQAQQFPPQQQQQYQQLDQCWNQQLQLVNHNQNQLHYQSKDEGHQNQQPLHHFSVVAAQKEYTSWNGPLNQQNFPNMRIQRSLGTYMHLKERPKLQSKKLVQETEREQAHGSKLVHSLRDLQFSKMASTSSPENEFELHNKSYIGLHLTPSQTEALSQKLGQLQKVTRNSDPKCQDVDGKHLRDVEHFRNSPTQSYSDVSCSFPSISCAVPSACLDDVISDLPFSVPEFDLDPFVLAD, from the exons ATGAACTTGACAGGAGCAGCTGCTGGAGCTGCAGGACGCGGCCAGTGGACCGGTTCAGGCTCCGGGTCTTTAACCTGCAACCCCCGAAAATTCAGCGAGAAAATCGCCCTGCAGATTCAGCGGCAAGCCGAAGATATAGCCGCCTTCCAGGAGGTTATGATGGACATCACTTCCACCAGG ATTCAGGCTCAGAAAGTTCAGCAAGCAAGAAGTTTGGCTTCATATTATGGAGGATCGCTGCCAAATGTCAGTCAGATGTCAGCATGTCCAACAGGAAATCAG AGTCAGTTTCTGTCTAACCCAGACTACAGTGTCACCCAACAGTCCCAGATGAAGACAGAACACGGACAGAGAGATCACCGACCCAGCATCCATGGACGGACAAACAGGAGACAT ATTGACAGCGCCCCCTATCTGTCTGTCCACTTGTCTCCTCCCTCAGGCCCCAGCTGGCGGAG GAACTGCTTCATCAGAGCTGCAAATGAAAAATGCCAGACGGACCAAATGCCGATGATGGCCCTTAGTAG GACTCGCTCAGACTCGGCCCTTCACACCAGTGTGAGGATGACCTCCATCGGTGACCCATATCCTGAACAGGTCCTGTCTGGCTGCTCAAAAAAAACTG GGACCCCATTGTTTTCACCTCCAGTGCCTCCGATTGAAGAGAATGTCCAAGAGGAAGGAAGGACTTCTAAATTACAGAAG ATACCTTCAGCATCATCTGGATGTGACACCCCTGGAAATCA CGTAAGCGGCTCTTTGCCAGACCTCTccagtctgtgtctgccctctgcAGCGCCTGAGGCTTCAAACTTGCAACCTCCACTCAACACAAACCCGATCAGCAGCTCCATCGGCGTACACCACTTACCCAGCAGTACTGCACATGACATCTCGACTGACAGTGATTTTCCCTTGCCTA GTTTGTCCTCATGTCTCCAGGCGATCATCAGTAATCCCTCGCTTCAGTCTTCTCTCAGCAACCCTAATCTCCAGACGACACTTAGCAGCCCCTCACTACATGACTCTCAAAGCTCCACGTCCCTGTGCGCGTCACTAAGCAGCTCCTCCCTGAAGTCCTCCCTTAGTAGCCAATCTCTGCGTTCCTCGTTTAGTAGCTCGTCTCTGAGTAACCAGTCTTTCCAATCAACAGCTAGCAGCTGCAGTTACAGTAGTGGGATTGGTGGATCGTGCTCTTGCTCCTCATCCTCTCTTTCCTGCTCACCACGCACTTGTGAGCAGGTAACAGTGTCGCACACGACTTCATCAGTGAGAAGAAGCCAGCTCAGCCCCTTAATGGTGCCCAGTGGTGAAGAATCCCTTTGGCAACAACCAACTCTGTCTCCCACACGCTCCTGTATCACCCAG GGGGTTCCACTTAACAGCACCAAAGCACGACAAGAAGTCAAACCCCCACCATATCCTTACAGTAAAGTTCCTCTAACAGGGACTCCAAAGGTCCATAATTCTTCTCCGTCTTGGCAGCTCTGTCACTCGGTGGGATGGGATCAGTGCAGACAAAATAACAGATGGTGCCAACAGCAAGACGCAAAGCTGTTAAGTTCTCAGTGTAAACCACAAAAACATTATATGCAGCATCAGAAGCCACAATACCAAACACAGGACAGCCTGCTGAGTCCCTATCACTACACACCTCAGCAACAGCTAGACAAACAAACACCATATGCACCACAGCACTACCGACAGACTCAAAGTAATCAACAGTCGCAGCAGCAACCAATAAACTGTGCACAGACTCAACAATACTTGCATCAACAAGCACAACAATTTCCACCacagcagcaacagcaatacCAGCAACTTGACCAATGCTGGAATCAGCAACTACAACTCGTAAACCACAACCAGAACCAGCTACACTACCAAAGCAAAGATGAAGGTCATCAGAACCAGCAACCTCTTCACCATTTCAGTGTCGTGGCTGCTCAGAAAGAATACACATCATGGAACGGTCCATTAAATCAACAAAACTTTCCTAATATGAGAATACAAAGATCTCTCGGGACGTACATGCATCTGAAGGAACGGCCGAAACTGCAGTCCAAGAAGCTGGTCCAAGAAACTGAAAGAGAGCAAGCTCACGGCTCTAAACTAGTCCATTCTCTGAGAGATCTCCAGTTTAGTAAAATGGCTTCAACCAGTTCACCCGAGAATGAATTTGAGCTTCACAAT AAATCCTACATCGGCCTTCATCTGACACCGAGCCAGACAGAAGCTCTTTCCCAGAAG CTTGGCCAACTCCAAAAGGTCACCAGAAATTCTGACCCCAAATGTCAGGATGTAGACGGGAAACACCTGCGTGATGTCGAGCACTTCAGGAACTCGCCAACCCAGAGTTACAGTGATGTGTCATGTAGTTTCCCTAGCATCAGCTGTGCAG TGCCATCTGCCTGCTTGGACGATGTGATTTCAGATCTGCCATTCTCAGTTCCAGAATTTGACCTGGACCCCTTTGTCCTGGCAGACTGA